In the Thermodesulfobacteriota bacterium genome, one interval contains:
- a CDS encoding sigma-54 dependent transcriptional regulator: protein MKEIILIEDDSGVRFFIEEALRREGHRVLSFESYEKASSSIKEDTDLVLIDIKLPGIDGLSAIEEIKRFTDAPIIVITAYGTKKNAMLAIEKGAIDFFVKPISLEELKVVVKRALAKREIEKEAKLKKKEWHDATTYHGIVVKSEMMKEVIRLAERVAETDVPVLITGETGVGKEVVARLIHKLSNRKGEFVPVNCASIPETLLESELFGFEKGAFTGAVREKKGKFELAEKGTLFLDEIGEMGPNLQAKILRVVETKELERLGSTKKVKLDVRIISATNKNLIEAMGEGKFRPDLYYRLSGVVIDVPPLRKRKEDIGPLIDHFLLELEKDLGRKLGISKEAKEYLLNYAWPGNVRELLACLKSAVSVSEDGYVTLEDLPIHMRERTKKHYTEGTSLDEQIEELERKRIIEALKATKGNQKKAASILGISERSIWYRIKKHGIDVSNL from the coding sequence TTGAAAGAGATCATACTTATCGAGGATGACAGCGGAGTTAGGTTCTTCATAGAGGAAGCGTTACGACGGGAAGGCCATAGAGTCCTCTCCTTCGAAAGCTACGAGAAAGCAAGTTCGTCCATTAAAGAAGATACGGATCTTGTACTCATCGACATAAAGCTTCCTGGTATAGATGGCCTTTCTGCGATAGAGGAGATAAAAAGGTTTACGGATGCTCCTATCATAGTTATCACAGCGTACGGAACCAAAAAGAACGCCATGCTTGCTATCGAAAAGGGAGCTATTGACTTTTTTGTGAAACCCATCTCTCTTGAAGAGCTCAAAGTAGTTGTAAAAAGGGCACTCGCAAAAAGGGAAATTGAGAAGGAGGCAAAGTTAAAAAAGAAGGAATGGCATGATGCTACCACTTACCACGGTATAGTTGTTAAAAGCGAAATGATGAAAGAAGTCATAAGGCTTGCCGAAAGAGTTGCGGAGACAGATGTTCCCGTTCTGATAACGGGGGAGACTGGTGTTGGAAAGGAAGTTGTAGCTAGACTCATCCACAAACTGTCTAACAGGAAGGGGGAATTTGTTCCGGTAAATTGCGCATCCATCCCCGAAACCCTTCTCGAAAGCGAACTTTTCGGCTTCGAAAAAGGAGCATTTACAGGTGCGGTCCGTGAAAAAAAGGGTAAATTTGAGTTGGCGGAGAAAGGTACGCTCTTTTTAGACGAAATCGGAGAGATGGGTCCTAATTTGCAGGCAAAGATACTTAGGGTCGTTGAAACAAAGGAGCTAGAAAGGCTTGGAAGCACGAAAAAAGTTAAGCTTGATGTGAGAATCATATCCGCCACAAATAAAAATCTCATAGAAGCCATGGGCGAAGGAAAATTCAGGCCGGACCTTTACTACAGACTTTCAGGTGTTGTGATAGATGTGCCTCCTTTGCGGAAGAGAAAAGAAGACATAGGTCCGTTGATCGACCATTTTCTTTTGGAGCTTGAAAAGGATCTGGGGAGGAAGCTTGGAATATCAAAAGAGGCTAAAGAATACCTTCTCAACTACGCGTGGCCAGGAAATGTAAGGGAGCTTTTGGCCTGTTTAAAAAGCGCGGTTTCGGTATCTGAAGATGGCTATGTCACCCTAGAAGATCTCCCGATACACATGAGGGAAAGAACGAAGAAACATTACACGGAAGGGACTTCCCTCGATGAGCAGATAGAAGAACTGGAGAGGAAACGTATAATTGAGGCATTAAAGGCTACAAAGGGGAATCAGAAAAAGGCAGCCTCCATTTTAGGTATCTCGGAAAGAAGCATCTGGTATAGAATAAAAAAGCACGGTATAGACGTTTCCAACCTGTAA
- a CDS encoding HAMP domain-containing histidine kinase, translating into MRLFRDPKNLRYNITTLVPVLVFLVCILIGLFTLNVAAYVSYPEILLLGISAVCAFLVFLVLFAMTAPIKDMVRKLDSLYGLGPKKMKGRMIEIYELIEKLVAEAKLNASKTENEHKIATIERLEYIIPLGFMALVIAHEVRNPLSTVVGMAQLLLEKADPEEELYLRRILEATKRIDAFTKELLDFTDTEPSIEEFDLTHVVEEAYESLKREFPTVRSTFLAEKHAHFVGDKNKIYQAVYNIIKNAFEAERNAGYLQVKIEDGDPISISVYNQSSKIGEEEKKLLFRPFYTTKKEGRGLGLFIAEKNVKLHNGHIEVNTDGGTEFRIVLPKR; encoded by the coding sequence TTGCGGCTTTTTAGAGACCCCAAAAATTTAAGATATAACATAACAACCCTTGTGCCTGTCTTAGTCTTTCTCGTTTGCATTCTTATTGGCCTTTTCACTCTAAATGTAGCAGCTTACGTTTCGTATCCCGAAATTCTTCTACTAGGAATATCAGCAGTTTGTGCTTTTCTTGTGTTTCTTGTCCTTTTTGCCATGACAGCTCCCATAAAAGACATGGTGAGAAAATTGGATAGCTTATATGGTCTAGGCCCGAAAAAGATGAAAGGAAGAATGATAGAGATTTACGAATTGATCGAAAAGCTTGTGGCAGAGGCAAAGCTAAACGCATCCAAGACCGAAAACGAGCATAAGATTGCCACCATCGAGAGACTCGAATATATAATTCCCCTTGGCTTTATGGCACTCGTTATAGCCCATGAGGTGAGAAATCCACTAAGTACTGTCGTTGGAATGGCACAGCTTCTTTTGGAGAAGGCGGACCCCGAAGAGGAACTCTATCTTAGAAGGATTCTTGAGGCCACAAAAAGGATAGATGCCTTCACGAAAGAGCTTTTAGACTTTACAGACACAGAGCCTTCAATTGAAGAATTTGATCTTACTCATGTAGTAGAAGAGGCGTACGAATCTCTGAAGAGAGAATTTCCTACTGTCCGCTCAACTTTTCTTGCTGAAAAACATGCCCATTTCGTAGGCGACAAAAATAAGATCTACCAAGCAGTATACAACATTATAAAAAATGCGTTTGAGGCTGAAAGGAATGCTGGGTATCTGCAGGTAAAAATAGAGGACGGTGATCCCATCTCTATCTCCGTATATAACCAAAGCTCAAAAATCGGCGAAGAGGAGAAAAAACTTCTATTTCGACCTTTCTATACTACAAAAAAAGAGGGTCGTGGGCTTGGCCTCTTTATTGCCGAAAAGAATGTAAAGCTTCACAATGGTCACATAGAGGTCAATACTGATGGAGGAACTGAATTTAGAATAGTGCTTCCGAAGAGGTAA